Part of the Crossiella cryophila genome, CCCGTGCGGCACCGCGTGCCAGGCCAGCCTGCTGACGTGACCGCGCAGGGTGTCCTGCACCCGGTCACCGTCCACCCCGGGCAGGCCGCGGAGCGCGGCGAGCGCGCACACCAGTCCGGCCCGGCCGGTGAATAGTCCGCTGTGAATGGTGAACTCTGCTTCCAGTGCCCGCTGCACAGCCGGCAGCGCCCCGGTGAACACCGGGTCCGGCCGCTGCCGCAGCAGTTCGGCCATGGCCAGGCCGATCCCGGCGGTGCCCGCGGCCAGGTAGGGCAGCAGCCTGCGACCGGCGCGGACCCGCAGGGCCCCGTCCGCGGTCAGCTCGGCCTGCTGGAGGTCCCGGTGCAGTGCTCGACCGGCCGCGTCCAGCAGTCGTTCCGGGCCGCCCTCGGCGTGGGCACGACTGAGGAACAGCGCCGCGCCCGCACCGCCCCGGGTGAGTCCGGGCAGTCCGAAGGGCACCGCCTCGGCCCCGGCCAGCAGCCGGGTGGCCACCCGGTCGGCCAGGTCCAGGCCCCATTCGGTGAGCCAGCTCCGGCCGATCACCCGGCCCAGGTGCAGCAGGGTCAGCCCGATCCCTGCCAGGCCCTCGTACAGATCGAGACCCGCGCAGGCCTCGGTGGCCGCGGCCGCCCGCCGCAGCAGCTCCTGCGCGGTCTCGGTGTGTCCGAACTCGGCCAGCACCAGCGCGATGCCGTGCCCGCCCGCGAACAGTCCCGGCCGGCCGGCGCCGCGCCGGGCCAGTGCCCGCAGCAGCCAGTCCTCGTACTCGGGGAAGCGGCCGGATCCGCTGGTGTGCAAGGCGTAGAGCACCCCGGCCGCACCGTGCGCCAGCCCGAGGCCGTCCTCGGCGAACTGGGCGATGTCGCCGGGGAAGAGCCGGTCACTCCGCTGCGGGGTGGCCGCGGCCACGATCGCCGCGGTGATCCGCTCGCGCAGCCGGGCCAGGTCGGCGGGGCCGGTGGCGAAGGCGGGCGGCACCGGGTCCCGGGTGCTGGGTGGCGGGGACCCGGCGCCGGCACAGAGTCGCGCCAGGATCGGCCGCACGTACTCCGGCGGCAGCGGGAACCGGGCCAGCACCGCGGCGCAGAGCGAGCGGACCTTGCCGGGTGCCAAGGCGCACAAGGAGTTCAGCGGCAGGAACAGCGCGAGGCGGAGCGCGGCCAGCGCGTAGTGGTCCACGTCGAAGCCGCCAACCCCCGGCGGGGCGGTGTAGCCGGGCGCGCCCAGCGGGGCGCGGGTGGCCGCCGAGACCGGGGCGGCCAGCTCGAAGTCCAGCAGGGTGATCCGGCCGTCCGGCCCGACCATGATGTTCATCGGGTGCAGGTCGCCGAAGACCACCCCGCGCTCGTGCAGTGCGGCCACCGCCGCGGTGACCTTGGCCACCACCTCCAGCGCCCACTGGGTGTACCCGGCCACCGCGGCGTCGTCGGCCCCGGCGCCAGCCAGTGGGTAGCGGCGGACCAGTTCGGTGGCCAGCGGCACGCCCTCGACGTGGCTGAGCGCGAGGAACTCGTGCTCCCAGCAGGTGAAGCGGCCCAGCACCTCGGGCACCCCCGGCAGTCCGGCCAGCAGGCCGAGCATGGCGTGCTCGTTGGCCAGCCGGTGCACCGCGTCGTGCCCGTCCACGTCCAGCCCGGCGTGCGGGCGGGCCTCCTTGAGCACCAGCTGCCGCGAGCCGTCCGGCTCCTCGGCCAGGTAGACCCCGCCGGCGTTGGAGAAGTGCAGCGGGCGCAGCACCCGGTAGGGCAGGCCGGCCCGCGCGCGGCGGCGGTCCAGGTGCGGCCGCAGCACCTCGGGCAGCGCCACCCAGGCCGGCGGGCTGAACCTCGGGCCGCGCTCGTCCGGCACCAGGTTGCCCTCGGGGTCGGCCAGTGCGGGCACCAGCTCGCCGTCGGCGGTGACGCAGCGCCGCTCGGCGAAACCGCCGTAGCGCACGTAGAGCGGGCCCTGGCCCCAGCGCAGGTCGTTGAGGATGTACGGACCGGGGCGGCCGGCCAGCTGCGGGTCGAGCCGGTGCAGTGCCCTGGCGAACTGGGTCTCGTCGGCCGGGTAGAGGGTGATGAACTTGCCGCTGGCGCCGCGGGCGGCGTACTTGGCGTTGTGCGCGAGCACCGCGGCCCTGCTGTCCAGGAACTTGAACGGCACCCGGTGCAGCAGGCAGTCGGCGGCGACGGTCTCCAGCACCTCGGCCGCCCCGTCCGGAGTGGCCGAGACGTGGATCTTCCAGCCCTGCTCCGGGGTGGGCGCGCCCTGGGGGTGGAAAACCACCCAGGATTGCTGCCTGCTGCGCCGCCAGTGCGGTGGCAGCGGGGCGCTGACCAGCGGGTACCGCTCGACCGCCGCGGTCCGGTGCGCCGGGGAGTCGTAGAAGTAACGATCGACGAAACAATACTTCTCGTATTCGACTTCAATCACGCCGGCCCACCTCCTCGATTTTTCCGCGATTTCCCCGTCGAGCAATTAGAACCCTACCCGCACCACGCATTTCCTCAATACGCTAAGCGGTCTACCTTTTTCGCCACGAAAGTCGCAGGAAAGGATCGGCGCGCAACTTTAGTCGCGGGCAATCCGTTGCCTACTCCGGGGAAATCGAGACCAGCCCGGTCCGGTACGCGAAGATGGCCAGCTGAACCCGGTTATCCAGCCCCAGCTTGGCCAGCACCCTGGTCACCCGGCTCTTGACCGAGGACTCGGTGCTGTCCAGTTTTTCCGCAATGGCGGCATTGGACCAGCCGGTGGCCACCAACTTCACCACATCGATCTCCCGCTCACCGAGTAGACCAATTCCCCTGGCCACCGCCGGATCGGGCTGCACCATCCGGTGCACGGTGTGCTCGATCAGGCGCAGGGTCACCGCGGGGGACAACATGGCATCGCCCCTGGAGACCACCCGGACCGCGTGCGCCAGCTCCTCCGGCGAGGTGTCCTTGCGCAGGAACCCGCTGGCCCCGGCGGCCAGCGCGGAGTAGACGTGGAAGTCGGAGTCGAAGGTGGTCAGCATCAGCACCCTGGGCCGCGGCGCCGGGCCGGTCCACTCCCCGACCAGCCTGCGGGTGGCGCCGATGCCGTCGAGTTCGGGCATCCGCACGTCCATCAGCACCACGTCCGGGCACAGCTCGGCGGCCTTGGCCAGCGCGGCCACCCCGGTGGCGGCCTCGCCGACCACCTCCAGGTCGGGGCGCAGCGAGAGCAGGGTGGACAACCCCGCCCGCACCACCGCGTCGTCGTCGACGAGCAGCAGGCGAATGCTCACGAGACGCTCCGCAGCGGGATCCGCGCGTCCACCACGTACCCGCCGTCGGGCGCGGCGGCCGAACTCAGCTCGCCACCCAGCCTGGCCACCCTGGCCTGCATGCTGAGCAGCCCCAGCCCACTGCCGGGCACCGAGGGCAGCCGGGCCGCCCTCGGCGGCTCGTTGACCACCCGCAACCGCAGCGCGTCGGTGGCGGTGTCCACGCCGACCTCGATGCTCACCCTGGTCGGCGAGGCGTGCTTGACCACGTTGGTCAGCGCCTCCTGCAGCACCAGGAACCCCTCCGCGCCCACCTCGGGGCGCATCGAGCGCGGCAGCTCGGCCACCGAGAACTCCACATCGTTGCCCGCGTTGCGCACCGCGGAGGCCAGCCGGGTCACCCCCTCCGGCCCGCAGTCGGCGCCGTCAGGGGAGTCCGCGATGCCGCGCAGCAGGTTCTGCAGCCGGACCATCTCGGTCATCGCCTGCCTGCTGGACTCGCGGATCTGGTTGGCCGCCAGCACCGCCTGCGGATCCCGCCGGGCCAGCAGCTCCTCGAAGACGTGCGTCTGCACGGACAGCGCGCTGAGGTGGTTGCCCACCACGTCGTGCAGGTCCAGCGCGATCCGCTCGCGTTCGGCGCCCACCGCCGAGCGCACCTCCCGGCTGCGCCGCTCGCGCTGCCGGTGCACGCTGCGGCGCAGCGAGCCCACGTGCGCGGCGAAGCGGTGCTGATGGCTGCCGATCATGTAGGCCAGGCCCACCGCCAGCGCCACCACCAGCCAGTCGGCCAGCTGGATGTGCTTCTCATACATCAGGCTGACGATCACCGCGTGCGCCCCGCCCCAGCCCGCCACCACCCAGACCACCCACGGCCGGTGCCTGCGCGCGCCGTAGCGGCCCAGCGCGTGCGCGGCGATGAGCAGCGGGATCCCGCCGGTCATCTCCGGCACCCCGAGCACCCCTCGGGCCAGCACCATCGCGCCCACGATCAGGAAGATCACCACCGGCCTGCGCCTGCGCAACAGCAGCGGCAGGGTCGCCCCGTAGGCCGCCAGCGCGCCCGCGGCCAGCCGCCAGGGTTCGGCGGGGACCAGGAACAGCGCGAGCAGGTCCAGCGCCCCGAGCGCGCCGACCAGCAGCACGTCAGGGGTGCTTTGCCTCGCGCCACGCGACCACACCGACAGCCGCCTCCCACTAGACGCCCGTGTCACCGTTCCGCCCACCACTCCCAGTAGGTAAATACCTGGCATCCGCGCCGCTCAACCACCCAGGACAGAAGCCGTCACCTAATCGGCCCAATGCCCTTATTGTCTGCGCAACGACAGCTGCCGCCTTTCGGTCAGGGCTATTGCGCCCACCGGACTACTGCACACGGAGCCAACCGATCGCGTCACCTGCTGACTCCCGGACAGCGCTGTTGGCGATCGGCTAACCTG contains:
- a CDS encoding sensor histidine kinase translates to MLLVGALGALDLLALFLVPAEPWRLAAGALAAYGATLPLLLRRRRPVVIFLIVGAMVLARGVLGVPEMTGGIPLLIAAHALGRYGARRHRPWVVWVVAGWGGAHAVIVSLMYEKHIQLADWLVVALAVGLAYMIGSHQHRFAAHVGSLRRSVHRQRERRSREVRSAVGAERERIALDLHDVVGNHLSALSVQTHVFEELLARRDPQAVLAANQIRESSRQAMTEMVRLQNLLRGIADSPDGADCGPEGVTRLASAVRNAGNDVEFSVAELPRSMRPEVGAEGFLVLQEALTNVVKHASPTRVSIEVGVDTATDALRLRVVNEPPRAARLPSVPGSGLGLLSMQARVARLGGELSSAAAPDGGYVVDARIPLRSVS
- a CDS encoding response regulator, which encodes MSIRLLLVDDDAVVRAGLSTLLSLRPDLEVVGEAATGVAALAKAAELCPDVVLMDVRMPELDGIGATRRLVGEWTGPAPRPRVLMLTTFDSDFHVYSALAAGASGFLRKDTSPEELAHAVRVVSRGDAMLSPAVTLRLIEHTVHRMVQPDPAVARGIGLLGEREIDVVKLVATGWSNAAIAEKLDSTESSVKSRVTRVLAKLGLDNRVQLAIFAYRTGLVSISPE
- the lanKC gene encoding class III lanthionine synthetase LanKC, translating into MIEVEYEKYCFVDRYFYDSPAHRTAAVERYPLVSAPLPPHWRRSRQQSWVVFHPQGAPTPEQGWKIHVSATPDGAAEVLETVAADCLLHRVPFKFLDSRAAVLAHNAKYAARGASGKFITLYPADETQFARALHRLDPQLAGRPGPYILNDLRWGQGPLYVRYGGFAERRCVTADGELVPALADPEGNLVPDERGPRFSPPAWVALPEVLRPHLDRRRARAGLPYRVLRPLHFSNAGGVYLAEEPDGSRQLVLKEARPHAGLDVDGHDAVHRLANEHAMLGLLAGLPGVPEVLGRFTCWEHEFLALSHVEGVPLATELVRRYPLAGAGADDAAVAGYTQWALEVVAKVTAAVAALHERGVVFGDLHPMNIMVGPDGRITLLDFELAAPVSAATRAPLGAPGYTAPPGVGGFDVDHYALAALRLALFLPLNSLCALAPGKVRSLCAAVLARFPLPPEYVRPILARLCAGAGSPPPSTRDPVPPAFATGPADLARLRERITAAIVAAATPQRSDRLFPGDIAQFAEDGLGLAHGAAGVLYALHTSGSGRFPEYEDWLLRALARRGAGRPGLFAGGHGIALVLAEFGHTETAQELLRRAAAATEACAGLDLYEGLAGIGLTLLHLGRVIGRSWLTEWGLDLADRVATRLLAGAEAVPFGLPGLTRGGAGAALFLSRAHAEGGPERLLDAAGRALHRDLQQAELTADGALRVRAGRRLLPYLAAGTAGIGLAMAELLRQRPDPVFTGALPAVQRALEAEFTIHSGLFTGRAGLVCALAALRGLPGVDGDRVQDTLRGHVSRLAWHAVPHGGGLAFPGDALLRLSHDLATGSAGVLLALHAVTTGALPLFARAHEGR